Proteins encoded in a region of the Teredinibacter purpureus genome:
- a CDS encoding SulP family inorganic anion transporter, which yields MLLHSTKNDWFGNLRGDILAGLVVALALIPEAIAFSIIAGVDPKIGLYASFCIAVVIAFVGGRPGMISAATGAMALLMVTLVKEHGLQYLLAATLLTGVLQVIMGYLKLGSLMSFVSRSVVTGFVNALAILIFMAQLPELTNVTWHVYAMTAAGLGIIYLFPYIPFVGKSVPSPLVCILACTAFAMIVGLDIRTVGDMGELPDTLPIFLWPDVALTFETLQIIFPYSAALAVVGLLESLMTATIVDDLTDTESDKNRECKGQGIANIASGMLGGMAGCAMIGQSVINVKSGGRGRLSTLIAGGVLLILVVFLNDWVARIPMAALVAVMIMVSIGTFNWESIRNLKKYPTSTNTVMIATVVVVVWTHNLAFGVFVGVLLASLFFANKVSHFMYVESSLNEESSTRHYTVHGQVFFNSSDKFLAQFNFKEAVEKITIDLSRAHFWDISAVHSLDTAVIKFRREGAEVELIGLNSATETIVDRFGEHDKPEELEKVLGGH from the coding sequence ATGTTGCTCCATTCAACCAAAAACGATTGGTTTGGAAATCTACGTGGCGATATTCTCGCTGGCCTAGTGGTCGCTTTGGCGCTTATACCAGAAGCCATTGCATTTTCAATTATCGCAGGCGTAGACCCTAAAATTGGCCTCTATGCTTCATTCTGTATTGCCGTTGTTATCGCCTTTGTTGGCGGTCGCCCTGGCATGATTTCGGCTGCCACAGGTGCTATGGCGCTGTTAATGGTAACGCTTGTTAAGGAACACGGCTTGCAATACTTACTGGCCGCTACCCTGCTAACAGGTGTACTACAGGTCATTATGGGCTATCTAAAGCTCGGCAGCCTCATGAGCTTTGTCTCACGCTCGGTGGTAACCGGCTTCGTTAATGCGTTGGCGATTCTTATTTTTATGGCGCAGCTACCGGAACTTACCAATGTGACATGGCATGTGTATGCCATGACTGCAGCAGGTTTGGGCATTATCTACCTTTTCCCTTACATCCCCTTTGTTGGCAAAAGCGTGCCATCACCCTTAGTCTGTATTTTGGCGTGTACTGCCTTTGCCATGATAGTGGGTTTGGATATACGCACCGTTGGCGACATGGGCGAACTGCCCGACACACTGCCCATTTTCTTGTGGCCCGATGTTGCGCTCACCTTCGAAACCCTGCAAATAATATTTCCCTACTCTGCCGCTTTAGCCGTAGTTGGCTTACTCGAATCATTAATGACGGCGACTATTGTAGATGACTTAACTGATACCGAAAGCGACAAAAACCGCGAATGTAAAGGTCAAGGTATCGCTAATATAGCCTCGGGTATGCTCGGCGGCATGGCGGGTTGCGCTATGATTGGCCAGTCGGTTATCAACGTTAAGTCAGGCGGGCGCGGGCGACTCTCCACACTTATTGCCGGTGGCGTATTGCTTATCCTAGTAGTGTTCCTTAACGATTGGGTGGCACGTATTCCGATGGCAGCGCTGGTTGCTGTTATGATCATGGTGTCTATCGGTACCTTTAACTGGGAATCTATTCGCAACTTAAAGAAATACCCTACGTCTACGAATACTGTGATGATTGCCACCGTAGTCGTCGTGGTCTGGACACACAATCTCGCCTTTGGTGTATTTGTGGGTGTTTTACTCGCGTCGCTGTTTTTCGCCAATAAAGTCAGCCACTTTATGTATGTTGAATCCTCGCTGAACGAGGAAAGTAGCACACGCCACTACACGGTTCACGGCCAAGTCTTCTTTAATTCATCCGATAAGTTTCTCGCACAATTTAACTTTAAAGAAGCAGTAGAAAAAATTACTATCGATCTTAGCCGTGCCCACTTTTGGGATATTTCAGCCGTACACTCACTCGATACTGCGGTAATTAAGTTCCGCCGCGAGGGTGCAGAAGTTGAATTGATAGGCCTCAACAGCGCCACCGAGACCATCGTTGACCGTTTTGGGGAACACGACAAACCAGAAGAACTTGAAAAAGTATTAGGGGGTCATTAA
- a CDS encoding GNAT family N-acetyltransferase encodes MAVSEYLAVDEPGIIRLITHIQQQEFNLNITAEDQPDLNEIPTFYQVGAGNFWMATLDGKVIGSIALLDIGNGNAALRKFFVQKDLRGGASLSPSHYCAYCYVGRRLNR; translated from the coding sequence GTGGCGGTTTCTGAGTATTTGGCGGTTGATGAACCCGGTATAATCCGATTAATTACGCATATTCAGCAGCAGGAATTTAATCTTAATATCACCGCAGAGGATCAGCCCGATTTAAATGAGATACCCACTTTTTATCAGGTAGGAGCGGGTAATTTCTGGATGGCAACGTTAGACGGTAAAGTGATTGGTTCTATTGCGTTGTTGGATATTGGTAATGGCAATGCCGCGCTACGTAAGTTTTTTGTTCAAAAAGACTTGCGTGGAGGGGCCTCGCTATCGCCAAGCCATTACTGTGCGTATTGTTACGTTGGGCGAAGGCTAAATCGATAA
- a CDS encoding FadR/GntR family transcriptional regulator: MKVVAVLDKNFNLSYRMAQELGRAIICGEFKSHDSLPTEAELCEKFGVSRTAVREAVKMLSAKGLIASKPRQGIRVLPEEDWNIFDADLLRWSLEGNPSMQVLKEFLQMRIAIEPEAAALAARNTEPDRLINIASALERMGSAEEGSAEALEADIDFHISILYASDNRFYIRMRDFIRTALNVSIVHTNVIKGDFSATLEEHAKVYRAIENQDAPAAKEAMLFLIDEALSFIESELQK, encoded by the coding sequence TATATGTGGTGAATTCAAATCACATGACAGCCTTCCTACTGAAGCAGAACTGTGCGAAAAGTTTGGCGTAAGCCGAACTGCCGTTCGAGAAGCCGTAAAAATGCTATCGGCAAAAGGGCTTATCGCGAGTAAGCCAAGGCAAGGTATTCGAGTATTGCCTGAAGAAGATTGGAATATTTTTGATGCAGATCTACTGCGGTGGTCGTTGGAAGGTAATCCTTCCATGCAGGTGTTGAAAGAGTTTTTGCAAATGCGCATTGCTATCGAACCAGAGGCTGCAGCTTTGGCCGCAAGAAACACCGAGCCAGATAGGTTGATCAATATTGCGAGTGCGTTAGAACGCATGGGTAGCGCCGAGGAAGGCTCTGCAGAGGCGCTAGAAGCGGATATCGATTTTCATATTTCTATTTTGTATGCTAGCGACAATCGCTTCTATATTCGTATGCGCGATTTTATTCGTACCGCCCTCAACGTAAGCATTGTTCACACTAACGTGATTAAAGGGGATTTTTCGGCAACGCTAGAAGAGCATGCGAAGGTGTACCGTGCTATTGAAAATCAAGATGCACCGGCGGCAAAAGAGGCGATGCTTTTTCTCATAGATGAAGCGTTGAGTTTTATTGAGTCAGAGCTACAGAAATAA
- a CDS encoding efflux RND transporter periplasmic adaptor subunit, giving the protein MSPKTKQIALPFIVLIIAIAITAGLVAGKKKPEKKEAINNATFVSTESVELAPLTLNVQSQGLVQPKYQTRLQSQVSGEIIALSETFVRGGIVTKGDVLAQIDPFNYQMALQQANATLAAAKAQFILARAQGRVAEAEWEKITTAKPSELGLRKPQQEQALAAVKAAEAGVRKASKDLARTNIRAPFDALISGRNVSPGTFVNIGTELGSVMDIETAEIRLPVSGSDLAFLIEGGHNATVALSTTLGGKTTQWHARIVRDEGVVDNQNRMVYLVAELTDPYNRLTTNNAPRLPFGTYVSAHIEGRKLASAASIPRRLLRDNRLALFSDNKLAFTYVNVVRHVGPNSIIDSGLASGDTIITSSLEYPIEGMALNTHAIDTTGEQHLITAEPNGTQLPAPESTRATLSADEES; this is encoded by the coding sequence ATGTCACCAAAAACAAAACAAATCGCCTTGCCTTTTATTGTTCTCATTATCGCAATTGCGATAACGGCTGGATTAGTCGCGGGAAAAAAGAAGCCCGAGAAAAAAGAAGCTATTAATAATGCGACGTTTGTTTCAACAGAATCTGTAGAACTCGCCCCTTTAACGCTTAATGTGCAATCCCAAGGGCTCGTTCAACCCAAATACCAAACACGATTACAATCACAAGTAAGCGGTGAAATCATCGCGCTTTCCGAAACCTTTGTGCGCGGCGGGATCGTTACGAAAGGTGATGTGCTGGCTCAAATTGATCCCTTTAATTACCAGATGGCGCTTCAACAAGCGAATGCGACCCTTGCTGCCGCAAAAGCCCAATTTATTCTCGCTCGCGCGCAAGGGCGGGTGGCTGAAGCCGAATGGGAAAAAATTACCACCGCAAAACCTTCAGAGCTGGGTTTACGAAAACCGCAACAAGAACAGGCTCTTGCGGCCGTTAAGGCGGCCGAAGCTGGCGTGCGTAAAGCTAGCAAAGATTTAGCGCGTACCAACATTAGAGCGCCCTTTGATGCACTTATTTCCGGGCGCAACGTTAGCCCCGGTACATTTGTGAATATTGGTACCGAGCTTGGTAGCGTGATGGACATAGAAACCGCCGAAATTCGATTACCCGTTTCGGGCAGCGATCTAGCCTTTTTAATTGAGGGTGGACACAACGCAACGGTAGCCCTCAGTACGACGCTCGGCGGCAAGACAACCCAATGGCATGCGCGCATCGTACGAGACGAGGGTGTGGTCGATAACCAAAACCGTATGGTTTATTTGGTTGCAGAATTAACCGATCCTTATAATCGTCTCACAACAAACAACGCGCCCCGCCTTCCTTTTGGCACCTACGTATCGGCGCACATAGAAGGCCGTAAACTAGCCTCTGCCGCCTCTATCCCTCGGCGGCTGTTACGCGATAATCGCTTAGCCTTATTTAGTGATAATAAACTCGCCTTCACTTACGTGAACGTTGTTCGCCACGTAGGGCCAAATAGTATTATCGATAGCGGCCTTGCTTCGGGCGATACCATTATTACCTCCTCATTGGAGTACCCCATCGAAGGTATGGCACTCAACACTCATGCCATCGACACCACGGGCGAACAACATTTAATTACGGCAGAGCCAAACGGCACACAATTGCCAGCTCCTGAATCGACCCGCGCAACACTCTCCGCCGATGAGGAGAGCTAA
- a CDS encoding efflux RND transporter permease subunit, with amino-acid sequence MPNSINTAHDKHLNTNRGIIAWFARNAVAANLLMAGILLLGLYSASNIRKQMFPMVENNWINISAVYRGAAPDEVEETITTKLEEALQSIEGRERMMTRSNRGYASADIKVLDSYDVQEVLDDIKSAVDSISSFPAGMEPIRVTHSKYKQEVMWLNIAGDISNHELKRLGETIHDELRALPAVNITDFYSGAKYEIAIEVSQAKLREYQLSFNDIANAVRNFSTNRSAGEISAEAGHISIRVEEQAYVGAEYENIPLRNLADGTELRLGDVASVNDGFEEGVNYTKLDGVNSLTLFIGASSDQSITDISTTVLAYVEKRQQTLPAGIRLEPWADMTYYLNGRLNMMLENMLWGGLLVFLILSFFLRLKLAFWVMLGLPVSFLGALAFLPLSWIDVTINVGSLFAFIMVLGVVVDDAIIIGESVATETETHGLSTDNVIRGAQRVAIPATFGVLTTMAAFMPMVLESGPQSAFPHAIGYVVVLCLAFSLVESKLILPAHLAAMAPEKENSRNPLTRLRKKVDAQLASFIANRYRPFLETTLRYRYSVLAFFFASVIITAGLFASGAIRMLPMPKVPHDFANVILEMNPDAPESALLEGMLQIENTIRIVDKQIEDEFGQRMIEKVLMYNQGRSEAKIESKLVDPELRPMDTFELSRRLREQMPNITNMKNITIIDSIFHSGTNDGDVNFRIKSRNIEELTAAAAEIKEELGKIKGVSDVNDSEQRPVQEIRFKLKPVAYSLGLTTNDVAGQASFSLYGLEAQRIMRDRQEIRVMVRYPKDERNSLAAINSVLVRTPSGAEVPLEDVAEIEFTQGVSQIYREEGHRAISVWASVDVEQAESFKVADTLTNDVFPDLKNRYPSIQIEEAGKLKDDRDSLTARILGILVILLPIYVLLALPLKSYTEPLMIMAVIPFGVIGAIIGHLIMGIDMSMMSLFGIFAVIGVVVNDSLVMVDYVNRAKERGESLTDAVLHAGQKRFRAIILTSLTTFIGLLPIMFEPSLQAKIVIPMAVSLAFGVLLATLVTLILVPNLYVISHDLSLQRQRTAKFLRSLFYTNKLETEQ; translated from the coding sequence ATGCCAAATTCAATTAACACCGCTCACGATAAGCACCTGAATACAAATCGCGGCATTATTGCGTGGTTTGCCCGAAACGCTGTTGCTGCCAACCTCCTTATGGCCGGTATCCTGTTGCTCGGTCTGTATTCAGCAAGCAATATTCGCAAACAAATGTTTCCTATGGTGGAAAACAACTGGATTAATATTTCTGCGGTCTATCGGGGCGCCGCCCCAGACGAAGTAGAAGAAACCATTACCACCAAACTGGAAGAAGCACTGCAAAGCATTGAGGGGCGCGAACGCATGATGACGCGCAGTAATCGCGGCTATGCCTCAGCCGATATTAAGGTACTCGATAGCTACGATGTTCAGGAAGTACTCGACGATATTAAATCAGCTGTCGATTCTATTTCCAGTTTTCCTGCCGGCATGGAGCCTATACGCGTTACGCATAGTAAGTACAAACAAGAAGTCATGTGGTTGAATATCGCGGGGGATATATCAAACCATGAGCTTAAACGCCTCGGCGAAACTATTCACGACGAACTCCGCGCATTGCCCGCTGTTAATATCACCGATTTTTACAGCGGTGCAAAATACGAAATCGCTATTGAAGTAAGCCAAGCCAAATTACGGGAATACCAACTGAGTTTCAACGATATTGCAAATGCCGTACGCAACTTTTCCACTAACCGCTCCGCAGGCGAGATAAGTGCAGAAGCGGGTCACATTTCGATAAGAGTAGAAGAACAGGCTTATGTTGGTGCCGAGTACGAAAATATTCCTTTACGAAATTTGGCGGACGGCACTGAGTTACGCTTAGGCGACGTTGCATCTGTTAACGATGGTTTTGAAGAAGGTGTTAATTACACCAAGCTGGACGGCGTTAATTCGCTCACATTGTTTATCGGCGCGTCTAGCGATCAAAGCATTACCGATATTTCCACAACCGTTTTAGCCTACGTGGAAAAACGACAGCAAACGTTACCCGCAGGTATTCGCCTAGAACCTTGGGCCGATATGACCTACTACCTGAATGGTCGCCTCAACATGATGCTCGAAAACATGCTGTGGGGAGGGCTATTAGTGTTCTTGATTTTATCTTTTTTTCTACGCCTTAAACTCGCGTTTTGGGTCATGCTCGGGCTGCCCGTTAGTTTTCTGGGTGCACTTGCGTTTTTACCCCTGAGCTGGATAGACGTCACAATAAATGTTGGTAGCCTCTTTGCTTTTATTATGGTGCTAGGTGTTGTAGTCGACGACGCTATTATTATTGGGGAAAGTGTAGCCACCGAAACCGAAACTCACGGCCTAAGTACTGACAATGTTATTCGAGGTGCGCAGCGAGTCGCTATACCCGCAACCTTTGGTGTACTAACCACCATGGCCGCCTTTATGCCAATGGTGCTCGAAAGCGGGCCTCAATCGGCCTTTCCTCACGCCATTGGTTACGTTGTTGTTTTGTGTTTAGCGTTTTCACTCGTGGAATCTAAACTTATTTTACCGGCTCACTTAGCCGCTATGGCACCCGAAAAAGAAAACTCTCGTAACCCGCTCACGCGGCTTCGCAAAAAAGTAGACGCGCAACTCGCCAGCTTTATTGCCAATCGCTACCGACCTTTTTTGGAGACAACACTCCGCTATCGCTACAGTGTTTTAGCCTTTTTCTTCGCGTCCGTAATTATCACTGCAGGCCTGTTTGCCTCTGGCGCTATTCGTATGCTCCCTATGCCGAAGGTACCGCACGATTTTGCCAACGTCATTTTGGAAATGAATCCCGATGCACCTGAGAGCGCACTACTTGAGGGCATGTTACAAATTGAAAACACTATTCGCATTGTCGACAAACAAATAGAAGACGAATTTGGTCAGCGCATGATTGAAAAAGTACTGATGTATAACCAAGGGCGTTCGGAAGCCAAAATCGAATCCAAGCTCGTTGACCCCGAACTTCGCCCCATGGACACCTTTGAGTTATCTCGTCGCTTACGTGAGCAAATGCCCAACATCACCAACATGAAAAACATCACCATTATCGATAGTATTTTTCACAGTGGCACCAATGACGGCGACGTAAATTTTCGTATTAAAAGTCGAAATATCGAAGAGTTAACCGCTGCCGCCGCAGAAATCAAAGAAGAGTTGGGGAAAATAAAAGGTGTTTCGGACGTAAACGACAGCGAACAAAGACCCGTTCAAGAAATTCGTTTTAAACTTAAGCCCGTTGCTTACAGTTTGGGCTTAACCACCAACGATGTGGCAGGTCAGGCCAGTTTTAGCCTCTACGGTTTAGAGGCCCAACGTATTATGCGCGATCGACAGGAAATTCGTGTGATGGTACGTTACCCCAAAGATGAGCGAAACTCCTTAGCCGCCATCAACAGCGTGCTAGTGCGCACACCCAGCGGCGCAGAAGTGCCACTAGAAGATGTGGCCGAAATTGAGTTTACCCAAGGTGTTAGCCAAATTTATCGGGAAGAAGGCCATCGTGCTATCAGCGTATGGGCCTCCGTAGATGTCGAACAGGCCGAAAGCTTTAAAGTGGCCGATACACTCACAAACGATGTCTTTCCGGATTTAAAAAATCGCTACCCGTCGATTCAAATTGAAGAGGCTGGCAAACTCAAAGATGATCGCGATAGCTTAACCGCTAGGATATTAGGCATCTTAGTCATACTGTTACCTATCTATGTTTTACTGGCGCTGCCTTTGAAATCCTATACCGAGCCCTTAATGATAATGGCCGTAATACCTTTCGGCGTTATCGGCGCTATTATCGGTCATTTAATTATGGGTATCGACATGAGCATGATGTCGTTGTTCGGAATATTTGCGGTTATTGGCGTAGTTGTAAATGATTCTCTCGTGATGGTGGATTACGTAAACCGTGCGAAAGAAAGAGGCGAAAGCTTAACCGATGCTGTACTGCACGCAGGTCAAAAACGTTTTCGGGCGATTATATTAACGTCATTAACGACGTTTATTGGTCTGTTGCCCATTATGTTCGAACCCAGCCTACAAGCCAAAATTGTAATACCTATGGCCGTTTCATTGGCGTTTGGTGTTTTATTAGCAACCCTTGTGACATTAATATTGGTCCCCAACTTGTACGTTATTTCTCACGACTTATCGCTACAACGCCAGCGAACCGCTAAATTTTTGCGCTCACTCTTTTACACCAACAAGTTAGAGACCGAGCAATAA
- a CDS encoding universal stress protein — MSTNKQLVLSCIDSSQFSGAVCEYAAWVARTVNAPLKLLHTIEHNPAPVVADYSGAIGLGSSEELLSELTRVEAERSKLLIQKGNLMLQAAKEMTLESGVAEVHTSQRHGSLSESLVEMEEDIRLLVVGIRGEHHASEEKGLGRKLETTIRAVQKPILVVNKTYTEPKKVMLAYDGSDAAQRALEMVATSPLFKNLPCHLVHVVAKALDSDILLSEATAHLQAAGIDVTSVCLVGNSEDVLPAYQTEHDIDLMLMGAFSHNRVRDFLLGSFTLTMLRKTQKPLLLLR; from the coding sequence ATGAGCACAAATAAGCAATTAGTCCTATCCTGCATCGATAGTTCTCAGTTCAGTGGTGCGGTATGTGAATATGCGGCATGGGTGGCAAGAACCGTTAATGCACCACTGAAACTTCTGCATACTATTGAGCACAATCCAGCTCCTGTGGTCGCCGATTATAGTGGCGCCATCGGCCTAGGCTCTTCAGAAGAGTTGCTAAGCGAACTTACAAGGGTGGAAGCAGAGCGTAGCAAACTACTGATTCAAAAGGGTAACTTGATGTTACAAGCCGCTAAGGAAATGACACTAGAAAGCGGCGTTGCTGAAGTGCACACAAGCCAGCGTCATGGTTCGCTCTCTGAGAGTCTCGTGGAAATGGAAGAGGATATTCGGCTTCTCGTTGTAGGCATTCGCGGTGAACATCATGCAAGCGAAGAAAAAGGTCTTGGCCGCAAACTCGAAACGACTATTCGTGCAGTGCAAAAGCCTATTCTGGTAGTGAATAAGACGTATACCGAGCCCAAAAAAGTCATGCTGGCCTACGATGGCAGTGACGCGGCACAACGAGCGCTGGAAATGGTTGCCACCAGCCCTCTCTTTAAAAATCTACCCTGTCATCTTGTGCATGTCGTTGCCAAAGCGTTGGATAGCGATATTTTACTGTCAGAAGCCACGGCTCACCTTCAGGCTGCGGGCATCGACGTTACAAGTGTTTGCTTAGTAGGCAACAGTGAAGATGTATTACCGGCCTATCAAACCGAACACGATATTGACTTAATGTTGATGGGCGCATTCAGCCACAACCGTGTGCGTGATTTTTTACTCGGTAGCTTTACACTCACAATGTTACGTAAAACCCAAAAACCATTGCTGTTATTGCGCTAA
- a CDS encoding MFS transporter, which produces MTSPSKTKHPLLWVPSSYFTMALTYNMLTAAAVVMFSNLGMDNAKAAAYASALGLAYTIKPLFAAFLEMYKTKKFFVLLSQVILGVGFVGVSLVMSLPSYISIMLVFFWILSFIGSSQDITTDGVYVTSLDSKQQALYCGWQSLSWNLGKLAMMSVMVVLSGLLHQYIFDHDPHVSGPEWTKSWQIVFGLMGVIMLGMAAWHWRVMPEGARAENTPKTPGEAIGTLMDAFVTFFQKRGIWMMIGFALLFRVSFGFLNAPSMLFMKDAVENGGLALTNQGFGIIYGTFGLIALLIGSLVGGAYVAKKGLQKALFPLCFCVNIPNVTFLLMAMYQPESHAIITAGVVLEQFFFGIGSVGFMIYLMQQLAPGKYATTHYAFGTALMGLCMMLTGMVSGLLQQKMGYVGYFVFVMAATIPSFLICWFAPFHVNHDDDTAGESATTEASA; this is translated from the coding sequence ATGACCTCTCCAAGCAAAACGAAACACCCGCTACTGTGGGTGCCGTCTAGTTATTTTACCATGGCTCTAACCTACAACATGCTAACGGCTGCAGCCGTTGTTATGTTTAGCAACTTGGGAATGGATAACGCTAAGGCCGCCGCATACGCCAGTGCACTCGGCTTGGCCTATACCATTAAGCCCTTGTTCGCAGCTTTTCTTGAAATGTACAAAACCAAGAAATTTTTCGTATTGTTATCCCAAGTCATTTTGGGTGTTGGTTTTGTCGGTGTCTCCTTAGTCATGAGCTTACCGAGCTACATCTCTATTATGCTGGTGTTCTTTTGGATACTGTCTTTTATTGGTTCCTCGCAAGACATCACAACCGATGGCGTATACGTTACTTCGCTCGATTCTAAACAGCAGGCCCTTTACTGCGGTTGGCAGAGCCTTAGCTGGAATCTAGGTAAACTCGCGATGATGAGCGTTATGGTCGTGTTGAGTGGTTTGCTGCACCAATATATATTCGATCATGATCCGCATGTATCTGGCCCTGAGTGGACAAAATCTTGGCAGATCGTATTCGGCTTAATGGGTGTCATTATGTTGGGTATGGCGGCGTGGCACTGGCGTGTAATGCCGGAAGGTGCTCGTGCAGAAAACACACCTAAAACACCTGGCGAAGCGATTGGCACATTAATGGATGCGTTTGTTACTTTCTTCCAAAAGCGTGGCATATGGATGATGATTGGCTTTGCCTTATTGTTCCGTGTGAGCTTTGGTTTTTTGAACGCTCCAAGTATGCTCTTTATGAAAGATGCCGTGGAGAACGGCGGCCTAGCCTTAACCAACCAAGGCTTCGGTATTATCTACGGTACCTTTGGCCTTATTGCATTATTGATTGGTTCTTTGGTAGGCGGTGCTTATGTTGCTAAAAAGGGCTTACAAAAGGCGTTATTCCCACTGTGTTTTTGTGTCAACATTCCAAACGTTACCTTTTTATTAATGGCTATGTACCAACCTGAGAGTCACGCCATTATTACGGCAGGCGTTGTGCTGGAACAGTTCTTTTTCGGTATTGGTTCTGTTGGTTTTATGATTTACCTTATGCAGCAGTTGGCTCCGGGTAAATACGCCACTACACATTATGCCTTCGGTACGGCTCTTATGGGTTTATGTATGATGTTGACCGGTATGGTTAGTGGCCTACTCCAACAAAAAATGGGGTACGTTGGTTACTTTGTATTTGTAATGGCGGCCACTATTCCGTCCTTCCTTATATGCTGGTTCGCGCCCTTCCACGTGAATCACGATGACGATACTGCAGGTGAGAGCGCCACAACTGAGGCCTCAGCTTAA
- a CDS encoding GNAT family N-acetyltransferase: MLRWAKAKSIKEIYLGTVDTFFAAHRFYEKNDFELCEKTHLPKTFPLVNVGNDILSALCVVAGHLRIGGNAQWLNRCSFSAITAMVFGFYVTL, encoded by the coding sequence TTGTTACGTTGGGCGAAGGCTAAATCGATAAAAGAGATCTACCTCGGGACCGTCGATACGTTTTTCGCTGCACACCGTTTTTATGAAAAAAATGATTTTGAGTTGTGCGAAAAAACACATTTACCAAAAACTTTCCCTTTAGTGAACGTCGGTAACGATATTTTATCGGCTTTGTGTGTCGTGGCTGGGCACCTCCGTATTGGCGGAAATGCCCAGTGGTTGAATCGCTGTAGTTTTAGCGCAATAACAGCAATGGTTTTTGGGTTTTACGTAACATTGTGA
- a CDS encoding YaiI/YqxD family protein, translating into MAIWVDADACPIVIRDILIRASQRTGVETIFVANQRLPLPNIPSLKMLQVSAGFDAADNEIVLRAQVGDLVITNDIPLAAEVVEKGVETVSNRGEKFTANNIRARLNIRDFMETMRASGEHTGGPAALSQQDRQAFGKVLDQYLASPSKA; encoded by the coding sequence ATGGCTATTTGGGTTGATGCCGACGCCTGCCCTATCGTCATTCGAGATATATTAATTAGGGCATCACAACGCACGGGTGTTGAAACTATTTTTGTCGCGAATCAACGATTGCCTTTGCCCAATATTCCGAGCCTAAAAATGCTACAGGTGTCGGCGGGTTTCGATGCGGCAGACAATGAAATTGTGTTACGTGCACAGGTGGGTGATTTAGTGATTACCAACGATATTCCCTTGGCTGCCGAAGTGGTCGAAAAAGGTGTGGAGACGGTAAGTAATCGGGGTGAAAAATTTACGGCTAATAATATTCGCGCAAGGCTTAATATTCGAGATTTTATGGAAACCATGCGGGCAAGTGGTGAACATACAGGCGGCCCGGCAGCATTGAGTCAGCAAGATAGGCAAGCATTTGGAAAAGTTCTTGATCAATATTTGGCATCGCCTTCTAAGGCTTAA